In Magnetococcales bacterium, the following are encoded in one genomic region:
- a CDS encoding HNH nuclease family protein, which translates to MERLVGGAIGQRDKRMSGYREQSLRIHPWVCARCGRAFDLGNITELTVHHKDHNHDNNPSDGSNWENLCIYCHDNEHSRQVEFQLNKGITLEKEEQEVARYTPFENLKELLGKK; encoded by the coding sequence ATGGAGCGTCTGGTTGGCGGAGCGATCGGACAGCGGGATAAACGGATGAGCGGATATCGGGAACAATCGTTGCGGATTCATCCGTGGGTCTGTGCCCGTTGTGGCCGCGCTTTCGACCTTGGCAATATTACGGAATTGACGGTACATCACAAGGACCATAATCATGACAACAACCCATCCGATGGCAGTAATTGGGAGAATCTTTGCATCTACTGTCACGACAACGAACATTCTCGCCAAGTGGAATTCCAATTGAACAAAGGTATCACGCTCGAAAAAGAGGAACAAGAGGTTGCCAGATACACGCCATTTGAAAATCTGAAAGAGTTATTGGGAAAAAAATAG
- a CDS encoding helix-turn-helix domain-containing protein, with amino-acid sequence MTMTNTLSERIQLARKHAGLTQKELADKVGISQTAVHKLECGRSRSSRRTVAIALTCGVDPIWLDNGRGEMALPGAAAFAAEFSGVQEEGETYRTYPLIARIPLISWDELAKFCGESEENFNPDVASWIPVAPRASDRSFALKVPDDSMEPEFYEGEVIIVDPTRKGSHNQFLVAREGTNRPTFKQLILHGNQKYLKPLNSRYPLIEIKTELQVCGVAVCKYKEYQ; translated from the coding sequence ATGACGATGACCAACACTCTCAGCGAACGAATTCAACTGGCCAGAAAACACGCGGGACTGACACAAAAAGAGCTGGCCGACAAGGTAGGGATCAGCCAGACAGCGGTTCACAAGCTGGAGTGCGGTCGCTCGCGCTCCTCGCGCCGTACCGTAGCCATTGCCCTGACCTGCGGCGTCGATCCCATCTGGCTCGACAACGGTCGCGGCGAAATGGCCCTTCCCGGCGCCGCCGCCTTCGCCGCCGAATTCAGCGGCGTTCAGGAAGAGGGCGAAACCTATCGCACCTATCCCTTGATCGCCCGCATCCCCCTGATCTCCTGGGACGAACTGGCCAAGTTCTGTGGCGAGTCCGAAGAAAACTTCAATCCCGATGTCGCCTCCTGGATCCCGGTCGCCCCCCGGGCCAGCGATCGATCTTTTGCCTTGAAGGTCCCCGACGATTCCATGGAACCCGAATTCTACGAAGGGGAGGTCATCATCGTCGATCCCACCCGCAAGGGGTCTCACAACCAGTTCCTGGTGGCTCGCGAAGGGACCAACCGTCCAACTTTCAAACAATTGATCCTCCACGGCAACCAAAAATACCTCAAACCCCTCAATTCCCGCTATCCCCTGATCGAAATCAAAACCGAACTTCAAGTTTGCGGCGTCGCGGTTTGCAAGTACAAGGAGTATCAATAA